The sequence GACCTCTACTACCAATACTATGACCTTATCAAGTTGCGCTCCATGCTCCGCCATGAATTTGCGAATGCACACGAGGCGTCGGCCACACCTTGCCCGCGATTGCCCGAAGAAGTACAGGCCGCCCTTGAGGAAATAGAAACCGAAGCGCGTCAGCTGTCGCGGCCGTCACGGCCGATCGAAGATGTCGACATTCCGCAGGATTTGCTCGATCGTCGCGAGTACATATTTTCCAATACAATGAAGTTGGGTGCCCGGGCCTGGCATGGTAGTGGGGGTGAAGTTTCTAGTGTTGATGGGCTAAGGGCGAGCATGCGGTACTGTGAGTATTGCTTGGATCAGCTGCGCGAGAAGATCGAATTCCTGCATGACAATGTGACGACGCGCGATCCATTCGTCCTGCTCCAGGGCAAAGTTCAACCTGAATGTTGACGAGCTGGCGATCCTCATCTTTCTCTATCACTATCAGTTCGAGCATCCCGAGCCGATTAGTGGCGCGAGTATCTTGCGCTGGGTGGTCGGACGTCAGCACATGATGTTCCGGGCTCAGCTGATGATATTTGAGGCGTCTCGACTGGTGTCGAGCGGATTGCTGGTGGCCGTGGACAGTGGTGCAGCCCCGAACGGACCTTTGCCGTATCGCGCACGTCCAATCTCGTACTGTCCGGGCTGCACGTGGACTACCCGCTGATGAACTTCACAGGACGCTACCGAAAGGCGCGGCTGCCGCCAGAAAACGCGAAGCAACTTGGGCTGCGACGGTCTCATATGCGGGCAGCGATGTTGTGCATGCGGTCCGATTGGCGGAGTGGTGCCATGCTGAAGGTCGCGAACTACACGTCTGCAGCGTGACGGGTCGCTCTTGAGCAGCATTGCGGGCTTCGCGGTAGTTGTTGAAGACGGTTCGCGGCTCGTCGAGCTTGGGAGGAATACCTCAAGTTGCGGGCGCAATGGCGGCAGATTGAGCCGGAGCGAGCCGAAATTGAGCCGACTGTGATTTCGATAGCGGGGCGACGGATTGAGGAGGTACTAGGCGATCTCTCTCGGGTGGCACCCCTAGTGACACGTGACCCCGAGTAGCGTCGAACGATAAGCGCAATACTGATAGAGTTGTTGCAGTCCTCAATGATCCATTCCCGCAGGTTGCACTAAGTGGTGGAATTGCCGCAGGTGAGTCGACTGCACCCCAATTGAGGTGGCCCAAACTTGAGATATTCAGCAACAATCACTACCGCCCCCCTGCGCCTCCGAGAGAGCCGCAAAGTTGCCGATCTCCTGATCCGAAACCTCGCCAAAGACGCGTTCGACCGTGAAATCGTCGACGACAACATCTTCCAGCTGAAGAGCCCCAGGGCTGCGATAAGGATTTCTCGCCTTCTACGCGCCCGCCTGCTCACAATGGATCAAGAATTATGGCTAATGGTGCGCGACGGAAGCTCGGAAGTGGCCCGGCAGGCAGCGCTGGCCGCAGCCGTCAAGCATAGCCGCTTACTTGGCGACTTCATGGATATCGTCCTGCGGGAGAAGCGGTTACTATTCGCTGAGAGATTGGGGCCAGAGGCTTGGCCGGAATTTCTCGCGGGCTGCCGGGGCAGAGATCCCGAAATGCCCGAGTGGAGTGATTCCACGATTCGCAAGTTGCGGAACACCGTGTACCAGATGCTCGTGGAAGCGGGCTACCTGGCCAACCCCAAGTCCGCTAAGCTCTTAAATGTGTTTGTTGACCGACAGCTTGCATCGTACCTGGCGGGCCGGGGCGAACACTTCGTTCTGCGATGTCTGGAGGTTGCCGAATGAGTGCGCCCTTGGCCGATCGCTTGAACCAGATCCTGCCGCGGATCACAAGTGAGGCCTTTCTGTCGAGCGAGGGCATCGGCAACGAAATCGCCTTCTACATCTTCGACTATCCGGCGAAGGACGAGCTGCTGGTTCGCAAACATGTCGGCTGGATGCTGGACCGCCTGACCACGCACCACGCCGGCCTCCGCGTCCTGTACCTGAACATGTTCGATATCATGTTGGAGTACCTCAAGGATCGCGGACTGTACGACAAAGCGCTGGAAATGGAGGCCAGCCGGGGCGCTGAGGCCGTTCAGCAGGCCCTTAAGGGTCCGCTGGCGGCTGACAAGGTCGTTGAGTTCATCAGTTCGGTCTACAAGCCCAGCGCGTACGATCTGGCGCTGGTCGCCGGCATCGGAAGTGTTTGGCCCTGTGCTGCGGGCGCACAACCTCTTGAATTGCCTGCACCCCGTGATGGGCAAGACCCCTTTGGTCATGTTCTACCCAGGCACATTCAACGGCACGACACTCCATTGTTTGGTCAGGTTGCTGTGGAGTCGACACGGACCGGCACCAATCCGTATTACCGCGCCTTCATCCTGATTCCAGGAGACACCCAATCATGAAGATCGCCGAAATCTTCGAGCGCGACATCAGCCGCTCCATCAACGGCGTCGTGAAAGCGGACCAGCTGGACGCCTCTTCGAAATGGCAGGAGTTGGACGAATTCGTCGTTACCAAAGAATTGGCCAAGCACTTCAATGTGCTGGTTCATGTGATGCTCGAGGCCGCGGAGGCTGGCGGCGGGGCGGCTGACAAGAACGGCGTCTGGGTGTCCGAGTTCTTTGGGTGCGGCAAATCGCATCTTATCAAGGTACTTTCGTACCTTATGGAAAATGCCGAGCTGTCCTTTGATGGCAAGAAGCGCCATGCGGTGGACTTCTTCGACACCAAGTTCGACGACGCCCTGCTCCAGGCGGACCTCAAGCGCGTTGTGTCCGTTCCTACTGACGCCATCCTCTTCAACATCGACACCAAGGCCAACCATGCCAAAGGTCGCGAGGCGCTGCTGCAGGTCTTTCTGAAGGTGTTGAATGAAAAGCAGGGCTACAGCGGCGATCACCCGCACATCGCGCATCTGGAACGGCATCTGGAGCGGAAGGGTCGTCTCGGCGTCTTTCACGAAGCATTTGAGCGCGCAGCCGCGTCACCCTGGGTGAAGGAACGCGACGCTTGGGAGTTTCATCGCGACCAAGTGATTCTGGCCGCCGCTGAGGCGCTCGCTCAATCCACCGAATCCGTCGACGCGTGGGTTGATAGCGGCAAGAGTGATTTCAGCCTTACTATCGAGAATTTCGCGAAATGGGTAAAACAGTACCTGGAAAGCAAGGGCCCCAACCACCGCATCATGTTCCTGTGGATGAAGTCGGCCAATTCATCGGGAACGACACTCGTCTTATGCTGAATCTGCAGACCATTACGGAGCAGCTCGGGACGGTATGCGCCGGTCGCGCGTGGGTGGTCGTGACTTCGCAGGAAGATCTCGACGCAGTTCTGGGCGAGCTCACAGCATCCAAACAACACGACTTTTCCAAGATCCAGGGACGCTTCAAGACAAGATTGTCTCTTTCCAGCGCTAACGTCGACGAAGTCATCAAGCGCCGGCTGCTTGCAAAGAACGAGAAAGCGGCGGCCCCATTGGCCGCGGCGTATGAGGGCAAACACGACATCCTGCGCAATCAGCTGTCCTTTGTGCGCACCGGCATGACCTTCAAGCAGTACACGGACCAGAGCGATTTCGCGGATTGCTACCCATTCGCGGCCTACCAGTTCACGTTGGTGCAAAAGGTATTCGAATCGATTCGCAAAGCCGGTGCCACCGGTCTGCATCTGTCACAGGGCGAGCGCTCGACGCTCGACGCATTCCAAAGTGCGGCCAAGCAGGTGGGCGACCGCAAAATCGGCGTGCTGGTGCCATTTCACCGCTTCTACCCCGCCGTTGAGGGATTCCTGGACACGGCCGTCAAGCGCACCATCGACCAGGCCGGAGACAACCACGCACTCGAACCTTTTGATCTCACGATTCTTAAGGTCCTCTTCCTCGTCCGTTATGTCGATGAAATGCCGGGCAGCGTGGATAACCTGGTCACCTTGTGCGTCGATGAAATCGACGCTGACAAATTGGCGCTGCGCAAGCGCATTGAGGCAGCACTGAACCGGCTCGAAAGCGAGACGCTGATTGCCCGCAACGGCGACCTATACTTCTTCCTGACCAACGAAGAGCGCGACATCGGCCGGGAGATCAAGAGTCAGGTCATTGGTTCGGGCGAAGAAGAGCGGGCGCTGGGCACCCTGATTTTCGAGGACATTCTGGGAGGTGCACGCAAGCACACCTACAAGGAAACCGGCAGGGATTTCCAGTTCAATCGGTTGTGCGACGACCATCCCGTCGGCAATAAGATGGACGGCGCAATAGAAGTTGCCGTGATCAGCCCCCTGCACACGAACTACGTAGAGTTCCAGAACGACAACACGGCCGCCATGCGGGCCATGGAGGTGGAGGGCCGCGTGCTAGTTGTTCTGCCCGACGATACCGCTTTGGGCCGAGAACTGCGCACCTACCT is a genomic window of bacterium containing:
- a CDS encoding DUF1819 family protein, which translates into the protein MRYSATITTAPLRLRESRKVADLLIRNLAKDAFDREIVDDNIFQLKSPRAAIRISRLLRARLLTMDQELWLMVRDGSSEVARQAALAAAVKHSRLLGDFMDIVLREKRLLFAERLGPEAWPEFLAGCRGRDPEMPEWSDSTIRKLRNTVYQMLVEAGYLANPKSAKLLNVFVDRQLASYLAGRGEHFVLRCLEVAE